In Chlorogloeopsis sp. ULAP01, the following are encoded in one genomic region:
- a CDS encoding mechanosensitive ion channel family protein: protein MTCRLILKINQPFGAVITAIFVALLIIITPLCSFSQTPSELPINGVPVELGNKTLFFIQDKLFSPSIERRAKVISSSIQQLADYDAIPTDALKTREVESEAVTIIHAQSIPIMSVSDADAKAVKQTRQALANQYLQIIKNAIDEYREKRSASYLTRAGVLAVASTILLTAILLVLWNIMPQFYHWLDVQQDRLIPNLRVQNLELLSSQQISALVQGFTKIIHFAVVLSLLYFYLSFVLSLFPQTSQLGASLFFHLQNTLTAVWNGFLAYIPKLLTIGLIALLTHYILGFLKFIFANIERGTLSIQGFYPEWARPTYHLLSFIVIAFVIAIVFPYLPGSNSPAFQAISIVIGALISLGSSGAIANAVAGFSLVYTRAFQVGDRIEIGDLMGFVEEKQLLVTRIRTLNNVLVSIPNSTLLSSNIINYNTLLKDQQTPIIVHTTVSLGYDTPWRYAHETLIAAAVATTDILSQPPPFVWQTALNDFYISYELKAYTNDPTKIESIYSELHQNIQDKCNEANIEICSPHYSAIRDGNQTTIPSEYLSGDYAAPGFRVNSPSTNSQSSPTD, encoded by the coding sequence ATGACGTGTCGTTTAATCCTCAAAATAAATCAGCCATTTGGGGCAGTTATTACTGCTATTTTTGTCGCATTACTAATTATCATTACTCCCTTATGTAGTTTTTCTCAAACTCCTTCCGAATTACCTATAAACGGAGTACCTGTTGAGCTAGGGAATAAAACACTATTTTTCATTCAAGACAAGTTATTTTCACCTTCTATTGAGCGGCGTGCAAAAGTAATCTCATCCAGTATTCAGCAATTAGCAGATTATGATGCTATTCCCACTGATGCGTTGAAAACTAGGGAAGTTGAATCTGAAGCAGTCACAATCATTCATGCTCAAAGTATTCCCATTATGTCTGTTTCAGATGCGGATGCTAAAGCTGTTAAGCAAACTCGACAAGCACTTGCCAATCAATACTTACAAATTATCAAAAATGCAATTGATGAGTATCGAGAAAAACGCAGTGCTAGCTACTTAACTCGTGCTGGAGTTTTAGCAGTAGCCAGTACAATTTTATTAACTGCAATCTTGCTGGTTTTATGGAACATTATGCCTCAATTCTATCATTGGTTAGATGTCCAGCAAGACAGATTGATTCCTAATCTTCGCGTCCAAAATCTTGAACTGTTATCGTCTCAACAAATTTCTGCGCTAGTGCAAGGTTTTACGAAAATCATTCACTTTGCTGTTGTATTAAGTCTGCTCTACTTTTATCTGTCTTTTGTCTTGAGTCTATTTCCTCAGACAAGTCAATTAGGAGCAAGTTTGTTTTTTCATCTTCAAAATACGTTGACAGCAGTTTGGAATGGATTTTTAGCATATATACCAAAATTGCTGACTATAGGTTTAATTGCCTTGTTAACTCACTATATTCTGGGCTTTTTAAAATTTATTTTTGCCAATATTGAACGAGGCACACTCTCCATCCAAGGGTTTTATCCAGAATGGGCAAGACCAACTTACCACCTATTGAGCTTTATTGTGATCGCTTTTGTGATCGCTATTGTCTTTCCTTACTTGCCTGGTTCCAATTCTCCAGCTTTTCAAGCTATTTCTATTGTAATTGGAGCGTTGATTTCACTTGGTTCTTCAGGTGCGATCGCAAATGCTGTTGCAGGCTTTTCGTTAGTTTACACCCGTGCATTTCAAGTTGGCGATCGCATCGAGATTGGTGATTTAATGGGCTTCGTGGAGGAAAAACAACTGCTGGTGACTCGGATTCGTACTTTGAACAATGTGTTGGTGTCTATTCCCAACTCTACTCTATTATCAAGTAACATTATTAACTACAATACGCTCCTCAAAGACCAGCAAACCCCAATAATTGTCCACACAACAGTTTCTTTAGGCTACGACACACCTTGGCGTTATGCCCATGAAACTCTAATTGCAGCAGCTGTTGCAACTACTGATATTCTGTCTCAACCTCCTCCTTTTGTCTGGCAAACTGCATTGAATGATTTCTATATCAGCTACGAACTTAAAGCTTACACAAACGATCCAACCAAAATAGAATCAATTTATTCAGAATTACACCAAAATATTCAAGATAAGTGTAACGAAGCAAACATCGAAATTTGCTCACCCCATTACTCTGCCATTCGTGACGGAAATCAAACTACTATCCCCAGTGAGTATCTATCTGGTGACTATGCTGCTCCTGGCTTTCGAGTCAATTCACCCTCAACGAATTCTCAATCTTCGCCGACGGATTGA
- a CDS encoding OsmC family protein yields MVTQQLQKINGVDINSIHELVNSVSQDPAKGILKFQISTTWIDGPRSSTKIEGWEFGGQKLVKNFTINIDEPKELFGTNTAPNPQEMLMAAFNACVLATYVSLCSLQGIKLEKLEIATEGELDLRGFFRLDETVKPGYEKLNYTIHIKGDATPEQFQEIHQAVMAVSPNFWNMANQIKIQPQLQVL; encoded by the coding sequence ATGGTTACACAACAACTACAAAAAATAAATGGTGTTGATATCAATAGTATACATGAATTGGTCAATAGCGTTTCCCAAGATCCTGCTAAAGGAATTTTAAAATTTCAAATATCTACTACTTGGATAGATGGCCCTAGATCCTCTACAAAAATAGAAGGATGGGAATTTGGGGGACAAAAATTAGTGAAGAACTTCACTATTAATATTGATGAACCGAAGGAGTTATTCGGAACTAATACTGCACCCAATCCTCAAGAAATGTTGATGGCAGCGTTTAATGCTTGCGTATTAGCCACCTATGTTTCTCTATGTTCTCTGCAAGGTATAAAACTAGAAAAACTCGAAATTGCAACCGAAGGGGAATTAGACTTGCGTGGTTTCTTCCGTCTTGATGAAACTGTTAAACCTGGTTACGAAAAGCTTAACTACACCATACATATTAAAGGTGACGCAACTCCAGAGCAGTTTCAAGAAATTCATCAAGCAGTAATGGCAGTCTCTCCTAATTTCTGGAACATGGCTAATCAAATCAAGATACAGCCACAATTACAAGTTTTGTAG
- a CDS encoding linear amide C-N hydrolase — MKKITIGQVLCGALVTLIAGLMPMEALHACTRVVYLGPQSTIVTARSMDWASDMGTNLWAFPRGMKRDGAAGANSIRWTSKYGSVVAAGFDAGTADGMNEKGLVANLLYLAESEYVKPTANDKRKPLSVSAWTQYVLDNYATVAEAVKDLRKEPFYVVPTMTPDGKPGQLHLSISDATGDSAIFEYVGGKLNIHHSREYQVMTNSPVYDQQIALNKYWEQIGGTTMLPGTNRAADRFVRASFYINAIPKTSNINEAIAAAFSVIRNASVPLGISIPGQPNISSTLWRTVSDHKNKRYFFESTRSPNVFWVNLSDMDFAEGKPTKKLTLTNGAVFAGNTAAQFKPAEPFKFLTAEVK; from the coding sequence ATGAAGAAAATCACGATCGGCCAAGTACTTTGTGGCGCTCTGGTTACTCTGATAGCTGGGCTGATGCCAATGGAAGCGTTGCACGCCTGCACGCGAGTTGTCTATCTCGGCCCGCAAAGTACAATAGTTACCGCACGCAGCATGGATTGGGCAAGCGACATGGGTACAAACCTCTGGGCTTTCCCGCGCGGCATGAAGCGTGATGGTGCCGCTGGAGCAAACTCGATTCGCTGGACTTCTAAATATGGCAGTGTAGTGGCAGCTGGCTTCGACGCTGGTACAGCCGATGGCATGAATGAGAAAGGATTAGTGGCAAACCTACTCTATCTAGCTGAATCAGAGTACGTCAAACCCACAGCCAATGACAAGCGCAAACCCCTGTCGGTTTCTGCATGGACGCAGTACGTGCTTGACAATTATGCCACTGTTGCAGAGGCGGTGAAGGATTTGCGCAAGGAACCTTTCTATGTAGTTCCGACGATGACACCGGATGGTAAACCCGGACAGTTACATTTGTCGATTTCCGATGCCACGGGCGACTCGGCTATTTTTGAATACGTTGGCGGCAAGCTCAACATCCATCATAGTCGTGAGTATCAGGTCATGACCAACTCACCAGTGTACGATCAACAGATTGCCCTCAATAAGTACTGGGAGCAGATTGGCGGAACCACTATGCTGCCAGGCACCAATCGTGCAGCAGATAGATTTGTCCGCGCTTCGTTCTATATCAACGCGATCCCAAAAACGTCCAATATTAATGAAGCGATCGCGGCTGCCTTTTCTGTGATTCGCAATGCGTCGGTGCCGTTAGGTATTTCGATTCCCGGACAACCTAACATTTCCTCAACGCTCTGGCGCACGGTATCAGATCACAAAAACAAGCGCTATTTCTTTGAATCCACTCGCAGCCCGAATGTATTCTGGGTAAACCTATCCGACATGGATTTTGCCGAAGGGAAGCCGACGAAGAAGCTAACGCTGACAAATGGTGCTGTCTTTGCCGGTAATACAGCAGCGCAGTTCAAACCTGCCGAACCCTTCAAGTTTCTGACGGCAGAAGTAAAGTAA
- a CDS encoding AraC family transcriptional regulator — protein MTIILSSANWSELWEESWQHTQSADLSDNSDEIMPCPTQLAQGYKRNIGLRNGIHLTLHNYIFNEDVITVDRQSYQEDCLEWVFNLSSTFKFCNNSYVTPGKHYVAGLFMPAGESLDIAGERRLEVDIHLEPEFFKALVGVGTASVEENRFDLLPLDLQRMLNGDESVPFSLLQNTTPTMQLVLEQILNCPYQGLTKQLYLESKSLEILALYLDLVTAEPQKSKLPVKLQLDDIDRIHQAKDILLQNAQHPPSLLELARKVGMNDCTLKRGFRQVFGTTVFGYLHDYRMHRARQLLEAQTMSVQEVARAVGYVSSTSFHTAFRKKFGTNPGTYLAASRRKVV, from the coding sequence ATGACTATTATCCTTTCATCTGCAAATTGGAGCGAGCTTTGGGAAGAAAGTTGGCAGCATACGCAAAGCGCAGACTTATCGGACAATTCAGATGAAATTATGCCATGCCCTACCCAACTCGCTCAGGGTTATAAACGAAATATTGGACTGCGTAATGGTATTCATTTAACCCTTCATAACTATATTTTTAATGAAGATGTAATTACAGTAGATAGGCAATCATATCAAGAAGATTGTTTGGAGTGGGTTTTTAATCTGTCATCCACTTTTAAGTTTTGTAATAACTCTTACGTAACTCCTGGAAAGCATTATGTTGCTGGGCTGTTTATGCCTGCTGGCGAAAGTTTAGATATTGCTGGCGAGCGCCGATTGGAAGTTGATATTCATCTTGAGCCGGAGTTTTTCAAAGCTTTGGTGGGCGTTGGCACAGCCTCTGTTGAGGAGAATCGCTTTGATTTGTTACCGCTTGATTTGCAACGGATGCTAAATGGTGACGAAAGTGTACCTTTTTCATTGCTGCAAAACACGACTCCAACTATGCAACTTGTCTTGGAGCAAATTCTCAATTGTCCGTACCAAGGTTTGACAAAGCAGCTTTATTTAGAGAGTAAATCTTTAGAAATTTTGGCACTGTACCTCGATTTAGTAACGGCGGAACCGCAAAAATCAAAATTGCCAGTTAAGCTGCAATTGGATGACATTGATCGCATTCACCAAGCCAAGGATATTTTACTTCAAAATGCCCAACACCCCCCTTCGCTGTTAGAATTAGCCCGAAAAGTAGGGATGAATGACTGCACTTTAAAGCGAGGATTTCGCCAAGTGTTTGGAACAACGGTTTTTGGTTATCTTCACGATTATCGGATGCATCGAGCCAGACAGTTACTGGAAGCACAAACAATGAGTGTTCAAGAAGTTGCTCGTGCTGTTGGTTATGTCAGTTCCACTTCCTTCCATACAGCTTTTCGCAAGAAGTTTGGCACCAATCCCGGTACATATTTGGCTGCAAGTCGTCGCAAAGTAGTTTAG
- a CDS encoding DUF202 domain-containing protein, protein MNTSPSPKPTITTTELAKQRNRAAAERTLTSWIQNCLSLIAFGIAFDRIFAALNQTFPKQNTQINSQWTSIIGLSAIAFGIFLLVLAIVGYLINVKSLNQEDYLYRKYRLFYPLTILVGSVIILGLLAFFAIYFVISMT, encoded by the coding sequence ATGAATACTAGCCCTTCTCCAAAACCGACTATCACTACTACTGAATTGGCGAAACAGCGTAATCGCGCTGCTGCTGAACGGACGTTGACAAGCTGGATTCAGAATTGCTTATCTCTAATTGCTTTTGGGATTGCATTTGATCGTATTTTTGCAGCACTGAATCAAACGTTTCCTAAGCAAAATACCCAAATTAATTCACAATGGACTAGTATTATTGGCTTGAGCGCGATCGCCTTCGGTATTTTTTTACTAGTGCTAGCCATTGTTGGATACTTAATTAACGTAAAATCACTAAATCAAGAAGATTATTTGTATAGAAAATATCGCTTATTCTATCCACTGACGATCCTTGTTGGTTCAGTGATTATATTGGGTTTGCTAGCATTCTTTGCTATTTACTTTGTTATTTCTATGACTTAG
- a CDS encoding DUF202 domain-containing protein, which yields MNDPIFAPQPPNIQVELAKERNRAAAERTLMAWIRTNLSLIGFGFGIDRVVAAIQNFQAVQDLNPVHLSRILGLAFIALGTYAMVFAAIEHQQELHRIQRQEEYFYIPRRSLGLTVAIALVCIGMFAFVGILVKAIF from the coding sequence ATGAATGATCCTATTTTTGCTCCCCAACCACCCAATATTCAAGTTGAACTTGCCAAAGAACGTAACCGGGCTGCTGCTGAACGTACTCTCATGGCATGGATTCGTACTAACCTTTCCCTAATTGGCTTTGGCTTTGGTATTGATAGAGTGGTAGCTGCTATTCAGAACTTTCAAGCAGTTCAAGATCTCAATCCAGTGCATCTTTCTCGTATTTTAGGACTTGCTTTCATTGCTTTGGGTACATATGCAATGGTTTTTGCAGCAATAGAACATCAGCAAGAACTTCATCGCATTCAGCGCCAAGAAGAATATTTCTACATTCCCCGCCGTTCTCTAGGATTGACGGTGGCGATCGCACTCGTTTGCATTGGCATGTTTGCCTTTGTCGGGATTTTGGTAAAGGCAATATTTTAA
- a CDS encoding MFS transporter — MISPQNQRLHNYTIIWIGQVASLIGSQISHFALLIWIWQHTGEATAISLLAFFREVPVLGASIFAGVLVDRANRKYLMMLGDAIAGCSTILILTLLLTNHLAIWHLFLIGAISGLFSDIQGLAFFASTALMVQKQDYVRVGAMGSIKDFGSGVFAPALAGVLYPMIGLSGILIFDLITFMIAIASLIIVPVPQPIPEQKESTESITAIISLHKIWQELTFGFRYLLQHPSLLILQVFTFSYIFFDNAALLEPVVLARTNSDTKVLGYVSSALTLGGLIGAIGLGVWGGPKRRIRGLLWGRAIIFSLEMLLGLLRTPWMWMVAFFAAGLFKPTANSCEDAIWMSKVPLSFQGRVFAASSFITGIISPLGLLIAGPLSDFVFEPAMQSPNFFTPVLSNIFGSEPGSGMALQFALFSFIVVLICLVSYAIPLLRNIEDILPDHDVENVKLLHGD; from the coding sequence GTGATTTCACCCCAGAATCAGCGCTTACACAACTATACAATTATCTGGATTGGTCAAGTTGCATCCCTAATTGGTTCACAGATTAGTCACTTTGCTTTGCTGATTTGGATTTGGCAACATACAGGAGAAGCAACTGCTATTTCTTTGCTTGCCTTTTTTCGAGAAGTACCCGTTTTAGGCGCCTCTATTTTTGCTGGTGTATTAGTCGATCGCGCAAATCGCAAATATTTAATGATGCTGGGAGATGCGATCGCAGGTTGTTCGACAATTTTAATTCTAACTCTACTACTAACTAATCATTTAGCGATTTGGCATCTTTTTTTAATAGGAGCAATTAGTGGATTATTTAGTGATATTCAAGGATTGGCTTTTTTTGCTTCAACAGCATTAATGGTTCAAAAACAAGATTATGTGCGAGTTGGAGCAATGGGTTCGATTAAAGATTTTGGTTCTGGTGTTTTTGCTCCTGCTTTAGCTGGAGTACTATATCCCATGATTGGTTTATCGGGTATTTTAATCTTCGATTTAATCACATTTATGATTGCGATCGCTTCACTAATAATTGTTCCTGTTCCCCAACCGATACCCGAACAAAAAGAAAGCACAGAAAGCATAACAGCAATAATTTCTTTACACAAAATTTGGCAAGAATTGACTTTTGGATTCCGCTATTTGCTCCAACATCCCAGTCTATTAATATTGCAAGTTTTCACATTCAGTTATATTTTCTTTGACAATGCAGCATTACTAGAACCTGTAGTTTTAGCTCGAACGAATAGCGACACAAAAGTTCTAGGTTATGTTTCTTCGGCATTAACACTAGGTGGATTAATTGGTGCAATTGGATTGGGTGTTTGGGGAGGGCCAAAACGACGAATTAGAGGTTTGTTATGGGGGAGAGCAATTATCTTTAGTTTGGAAATGTTGTTGGGATTGCTTCGTACTCCTTGGATGTGGATGGTGGCTTTTTTCGCTGCGGGACTGTTCAAACCTACTGCTAACAGTTGCGAAGATGCAATTTGGATGTCAAAAGTACCACTGTCTTTCCAAGGAAGAGTATTTGCAGCTAGTTCCTTTATTACTGGAATCATTTCACCTCTGGGACTTTTGATTGCTGGGCCTTTATCAGATTTTGTCTTTGAACCTGCCATGCAATCACCTAATTTTTTCACTCCCGTATTGAGTAATATCTTTGGTTCCGAACCTGGCAGTGGAATGGCATTACAATTTGCTCTATTTTCCTTCATTGTCGTGTTGATTTGCTTGGTTAGTTACGCTATCCCTCTCCTGCGAAATATCGAAGATATTTTGCCAGACCATGATGTTGAAAACGTGAAATTACTTCATGGAGACTAA
- a CDS encoding ferric iron reductase — protein MKNSKTVIYPQQCPIPIPDNYPAKLVNNVNDLHQAVFTGLFQNHFLAIINRLHSLTKVSQKTLWGNAVNTAYGIFEELDGYANQ, from the coding sequence ATGAAAAACAGTAAGACTGTAATTTATCCACAGCAATGTCCAATACCAATTCCTGATAATTATCCAGCTAAATTAGTAAATAATGTGAATGATTTACATCAAGCTGTATTTACTGGTTTATTTCAAAATCATTTTTTAGCAATTATTAATCGTCTACATAGCTTAACTAAGGTATCTCAAAAAACACTTTGGGGGAATGCGGTTAATACTGCTTATGGAATATTCGAGGAATTAGATGGATACGCAAATCAATAA
- a CDS encoding peptidase codes for MNRTFRRYHRQIAIALCLPLFLSALTGMGYTIADEWLHQIELATFILNIHTLQIFHLQAIYPLLSGLGLLGLLITGLSMTGLFRKRPSG; via the coding sequence ATGAATCGTACATTTCGGCGCTACCATCGCCAGATAGCGATCGCTTTATGTCTGCCTTTGTTTCTTTCTGCGCTCACAGGTATGGGCTACACTATCGCTGATGAATGGTTGCACCAAATTGAATTAGCTACATTTATTCTCAATATTCATACTTTACAAATCTTCCATTTACAAGCAATCTATCCGCTTTTGAGTGGTTTGGGATTATTGGGATTGTTAATTACTGGTTTGAGTATGACAGGATTATTTCGCAAACGCCCAAGTGGTTGA
- a CDS encoding iron-siderophore ABC transporter substrate-binding protein: MFGSNYKIKHIIYYLVAAIAISLISACRQSFPNSALIANCRMIQHAVDKTCVPHHPQRIIVLDTNPLDGVLALGIKPIAAPDFSELSLPEEMTQGIISIGNNSQPNLEEIARLNPDLIIGLEYSSGIYKQLTQIAPTILAPGNEKEWKEDLRLYALALNKTQEAEAILQAYNARIKEFRQRMHHCLKTKTVSLVSTIRYGAGKPAHIYLSNSFMGAIIAEAGLKRPPAQTTLAPTITNDNWGINISIERLDLIDGDVIFAVNTKPETKQLDSTLSQLQQHPLWSKLDAVKNNRVYTVNYMVWVAQRNVGGANRILDDLFKYLVNE; encoded by the coding sequence ATGTTTGGCTCAAATTACAAAATCAAACATATTATTTACTATTTGGTGGCTGCGATCGCAATTTCCCTTATCTCTGCTTGTCGTCAATCTTTCCCAAATTCAGCCCTCATCGCTAATTGTCGTATGATTCAACATGCAGTGGATAAAACTTGCGTTCCACACCATCCCCAACGGATTATTGTCCTTGATACCAATCCCCTAGATGGAGTTTTGGCGTTGGGTATAAAGCCAATAGCAGCTCCTGATTTTAGCGAACTTTCCCTACCAGAAGAGATGACTCAGGGAATTATTAGTATTGGTAATAATAGCCAACCCAATCTCGAAGAAATTGCTCGTTTGAATCCCGATTTAATTATTGGGCTGGAATATAGTAGTGGTATTTATAAACAATTAACCCAAATTGCACCGACAATTCTGGCTCCAGGTAACGAAAAAGAATGGAAAGAAGATTTACGATTATATGCTCTGGCTTTAAATAAAACTCAGGAAGCAGAAGCAATTTTGCAAGCATATAACGCAAGGATAAAAGAATTTCGGCAGCGAATGCACCATTGTCTCAAAACGAAAACAGTTTCTCTTGTCTCCACAATTCGTTATGGTGCGGGAAAGCCAGCCCATATTTACCTAAGTAATTCATTTATGGGTGCAATAATTGCAGAAGCAGGATTAAAGCGCCCTCCTGCACAGACAACATTAGCACCAACAATAACTAATGATAACTGGGGGATCAATATTTCGATTGAACGACTCGATTTGATTGATGGAGATGTAATTTTTGCAGTTAATACTAAACCTGAAACTAAGCAATTAGATTCAACTCTTTCACAACTTCAGCAACACCCATTATGGTCAAAATTAGATGCTGTCAAAAATAATCGAGTTTATACAGTCAACTATATGGTTTGGGTGGCTCAACGCAATGTTGGTGGAGCAAATCGCATTCTCGACGATTTGTTTAAGTATTTAGTTAACGAATAA
- a CDS encoding iron-siderophore ABC transporter substrate-binding protein, with protein sequence MRLRLWGLERWLKLFFLVVITCGLVYGCNNKFSQLAVSSSSFITSECKTIKYAMGESCVPLNPQRVVVLDDVVLANAIALGVEPVGAVFDYTASGIEIPVFLQGKIDIDKFPSKLQSIGTQEQPSIEKIMLAKPDLILGFDYSSNYDTLSQIAPTILIPFDQAGSWEKHLLLIAEVLNKAQVAKKLLADYNQRIQKFKTAMGSKLENFQVSLAYLWGEGSSLITSDLKNSFSGSILEDFGLSRPPKQDIAPEHEYQIGISEEMINWIDGDVLFLFSNGDDNANRILKKLQQSPLWKQLKVVQQNHTYIVDHNTWRSRNILAANRVIDDLFKSLIQQ encoded by the coding sequence GTGAGATTAAGGTTATGGGGTTTAGAGCGCTGGCTGAAGTTATTTTTTTTAGTAGTCATTACCTGTGGATTAGTCTATGGATGTAATAATAAATTTTCTCAGCTTGCTGTAAGTTCTTCTTCATTTATTACTTCTGAATGTAAAACCATTAAATATGCAATGGGAGAAAGCTGTGTTCCCCTGAATCCACAGCGAGTTGTTGTATTAGATGATGTTGTTCTAGCCAATGCGATCGCGCTTGGTGTTGAACCAGTGGGAGCGGTTTTTGATTACACAGCCTCTGGAATTGAAATTCCCGTATTTTTGCAAGGAAAAATTGATATTGATAAATTCCCGTCGAAATTGCAATCTATTGGTACTCAAGAGCAACCGAGCATCGAAAAAATTATGTTAGCTAAACCTGACTTGATTTTGGGTTTTGACTACTCATCTAACTACGATACCCTATCACAGATTGCCCCAACAATATTAATTCCATTTGATCAGGCGGGAAGTTGGGAAAAACACTTACTATTAATAGCTGAAGTATTAAATAAAGCTCAAGTAGCAAAAAAATTATTGGCAGATTATAACCAGCGAATTCAAAAATTTAAGACAGCGATGGGAAGTAAGTTAGAAAACTTCCAAGTTTCCCTTGCTTATCTTTGGGGAGAAGGCTCCTCGTTGATTACTTCTGATCTGAAAAATTCTTTTTCTGGCTCAATTTTAGAGGATTTTGGGTTGAGTCGTCCACCAAAACAAGATATTGCGCCAGAACACGAATATCAAATTGGAATTAGTGAAGAGATGATTAATTGGATAGATGGAGATGTACTTTTTCTATTTTCTAATGGTGATGATAACGCAAATAGAATCTTGAAAAAACTTCAACAAAGTCCTTTATGGAAACAATTAAAGGTGGTGCAGCAAAACCATACATATATTGTCGATCATAATACCTGGAGGTCTCGCAATATTCTGGCTGCTAATAGAGTTATTGATGATTTATTTAAGTCTTTAATCCAACAATAA